The DNA region TAGAGAGAGGTGACTCTCTCCCCACCTCTTATGTCAGCTTCTCAGTGTGTTTGCGTCATTATTTTTCCTCTGCACATTagctttttctgtttctctgtgcaTGCAGCTACCCAACAAATGTGTGTTTTACACCAGAGTCCCCAACACTTCAGTTCCTGCAAATAGCTGAGGCTAACTGACATTTCTCCATCCCTGAGAGGTaggaatggaggaaaagaaaagtgaGGCAAGGAAGGAGAAGGCTGCTGGAAAAGTCAAGCCAGTGTGAGTTTTTCCTGGGCATTTGGTACCAGGTGTGAGGCTTTGCCATCTGTAGCtgtggcagcagcagcagtgaCCTGACTCTAAGACACGGGGAGAGGTATGGCCCTTGTTAAGGCCACTCAGGTAAGAAAACAGGTCATGTGGCTAACACCGTCCCCCAACAGGGGGTAAATAGACAGGACTGTACAAATCTGGGATGGTGCATAAATTGAATCTGGCATAATTTGCAAGGCTATTGTCAACCTAACATAAATTGCAGTCTTTTTAACCCAATATTCTTGAAATGAAAAGTAGGAGATAAATGCAGCATACTAACAGTTAATGTTGGCACAGCACATTTTATCTGGGCTACAAGAATGAGGTAAGGATCTGAGTTCATCCTCAAAGATcttacattttcatcatttaaaGAATTTCAGTTTGTAAGCTTAAACAGTGAAAAATATGGTTATAGACAACCTGAAGAATAGCTCCCTGAGCACAAAGGATGTTTTATCCGTAAGTGGGGTATACATTCCAGACCACAGAAAAGAACTTGATTGCCTTGCCTCTCTCCTGTTCCTTCCTTAGGTGTGGGGGTAGAGTTGATTAGGGATAAGACTTGAACATAGGGGAAGAGATGAGTGCTAATTCCAAGTGAAAGGAGAGAAGCAGTCTTAGagataccattttcttctctcccttcctgtaTCGCTCTCTACCTACCTCCCTTGACTCTGAGGTAGACAAGAGGTATATGATCACACACAACATAGAAATATAACCCAAATATCCACCCATCTTGCCTTCCtaccttcctttccttctcttctttttccttcccttcctccttccaccTTTTCACCATGGTTTTCTTTATCCTACCTGCCAGTTGTAAGATAGTGGACAATGGAGAAAAGAGAGTATTACTACCTTGAGGAGTCCAAAGTTCTAAGTAGGAGGCTGACACAGATTGATTAACAAGATCTATACTCCAGTAGAGAAAGTTGCAAAGTATTAAGGAACACAGTAGGGGCAGCATCCATTATTgcttttggtgtgtgtgtgtgtgtgtgtgtgtgtgtgagagagagagagagagagagagagagaaagagagagagagagcacacaaagatggctgtataatattccagtgtatgaATATGCtataatttccttattttcctcttgaagggttgtttccaagtttttttcttttatggttagtGCTGCAGGGAACATTCTTGCACATGTCTCTTTTGCTACACAGTAATCTCTGTCTGTGAACAAATCATCCCAAACATAGTGGCTTAAAATGACaatcatttatttgctcatgCCTCTGTTCTTCAAATTGGGTCACACTCTGGGTGATTCTTCTGCTGGTTTCACCTGGGTTCATTCATACAGGTGCATTCATTTGGAGGTTGATTGGGGGGTGGGTGGCAGTGAGCTGGGAGCTGTCAGCTGGAGCTCCTTTCTTATAGGATAGCCAGCTTTCTTTATATccagctggctttttttttttattagagatttattttttatttttttctctccccttccccaccccgttgtctgctctctgcgtccatttgcagtgtgttcttctgtgactgcttctatccttatcagcagcactgggaatctgtgtttccttttgttgcgtcaggtctccgtgtgtgcggcgccattcttgggcaggctgcactttctttcgcactgggtggctctccttatggggtgcactccttgcacttggggcttccctacgcgggggggtgggggaagcacccctgtgtggcaccacactcctttcatgcatcagcactgcgcatgggccagctccacataggtcaaggaagcctggggtttgaacctcggacctcccatatggtaggcggtcACCCTacccattaggccaagtccgcttcccgatcCAGCTGGCTTTTGAAAGGGTAAACTTGGAAGTTGCAAAATCTAGTGAGGATTTGCCTCAAAAATTGCAGTTACTGTTGCTGCATTCTATGGGTCAAGCCCCATCACAAGGCAGACTCCTCCTACTATGGGAGGAAAGGCAATATTGCCATGTAGGGGACATAACTACTGGCAAAGCAGGACTTTGTGATCATGTTTGCAATCTACCACAGGCATAAAACTAGGCATGGAATTGCTGGTTGCAATGTAGTTTTTAGCTCAGTACCAATTTATACTCCTACCAGCATGgtatgagagttcctgttgcttCCCATCTTCACTTATCCTTGAAATTGTCACTCTTTCAAATTTTAGCCATTATGGTGAGGGTgtagtggcatctcattgtgctTTAATTTGATTTCCCTTGAGTACTAACGAGGCTGAACACGTATTTATGTGCTTATTGGTTATTTGTGTATCCTCTTTTAGGGGAAGtgatttgtaggagttctttatatattatggatatgaGTCAGTTATAATTTTTCTCAACTCTTCCACTTTGATCATGAGTAATTTTCCTCTTGATTACAAAGATAGTAACATTTGAACTGAGACTTGAAGGATGAGAGCAGGGAGGCCTTATAGTAAGAAACATGAACAGAGtcaaaaggaggaagaaggaaaggggtGCATTTGAAAGACAGAGAGACACCAAGGTGGGTGGAGTGTGACAGTAACTGGAGGAATAGGGGATGATGTAGGAGAGGCAGGTTGGGCCAGGAGATGAAGGCCCCCTTTGATAGAATGGAGAGCAGCATGTTCTCATTGGATGTTCCCTTTCCTTTATTTAACCcttgaacatattttttttcaaagagcttAGAGACTGACAAGTTTATCATGCAtacgttaaaaaaaaatcatatgtagGGATCACAGAGGTGTTAAtgtgacagagagagaaaagccaacacacacatacatacgtaGAGGGAGAAGATCAGTTGGAGTTTGAGGGGGAAAGGAAGATAGCGATGGAGAGGTAGAAACAGACAATACATTGTCAGCAATGTATTTTCTAGCCACAGTATCCTCAgggggtcattttttttttttttggcagaaaaTCTAGTAGAGATACTCAGACACAATTGCAACAAGACCAGACTCAGACATATTATCAGAACAATACATTGGAAGAAGCTGAAAATGATCTTGAAAGATACACACTTGACTGTTAAACCATAGTTACCTCTGAATAGAGAGTGGATTTCAGGAGAGGAGGGGCAGGAAAAGGACATTGCTTCCTTTTTATATACTTAAGtgcagtgttttttaaaaaaataacaattatctattcatgtattatttgtgagataaaaaaatataagaaaaatatatgctGTCCCACAAGTTCAACCAAAAACAGATTTTGACTTCCAATTATTAGAGGAATACAAATTGTTAAATAACTGCTCAGGGTAATGGAGTAAGATAAGGAACGCTATGAAATGGATGAGGGGGAATGCTTAGGAATTGTGGTAAATAGACCATGCAGGCCATGTGCTCTGTGGGAGGCTGGAGACACAAACCTTCCATGTGGAGGCTGTGCCACCAAAGACATGGACCCCTGAGGTACCAATGAACTGGCTGCATCTGTGCTGGGACATCCATCTCTCCTTATCTGTGAAAAGGATTCTCACACTGTTTGCCTTGAAGAATTGAGTTCAGGAACAAGGTAATCAGCATGGGGGAgaatcaaaagagaaaattcaaagttGACAAATCTCAACTGAGTAAGCTTTGATTTGAACgttctttttaatatttgtgaACAAAAATGCAGTCccattctgctttctttttctcaagTCTGTTCAATCAGAGGGAAGGGTGGTATTACATGCATTACATTATTAGAGCTATTCTAAAATCTGAACAAGGAGGATGAGAATTCTGACATCTGCTGGTAAAGTGGGGACTGCAATCTGGAAAGGGATAGCTAGATTGATTTTGCTTTGCAAAAAACTTTACTGCTTTTTCTCCTATTATAATATTAACACATATTTATTTCAAGAAATAcggcaaaaagaagaaaatggaaattatttcATAATCCCATTAACCAAAATATGGATtattattttggtatatttttgcCAGTCTTTTTAATATAAACCAATAACAGTaatgtattaaaaattatttattaagtaACATACAATGCATCCGTCATTGCTATATGCTAGGTATACAGCAGTGAGCAAGATAGAGGCATAAATTTCCCTTAAGGAACTTAGGGTTTAGTGGTGCAAACAGACATAAAACAAAGAGCTTCTTAAATTACATTTGTGATAAGTATTCTGTAGTCAACACAGTAATAGCTAGAGATTCTTTTATTGCTTACCATATACTAAGCATTATATTAATTGCTTTACATGCATTATATGTTAACTGTTTTATATACACTATCTCTTTAATCTTCATATGACTCTATGAGGTAGATACTCATTGGACTCCTCActtcacagataaagaaactaactCAGAATTGTCACTTGTTCAATGTCATATAACTTGGGATCAGGCTGGGAGGTGACTGGATCCAGACCCTGTAATAAGCATGTGGCATGGATAAGCTATAGAATACATGAcactttttctttgttcttcctttgctaggTCTGATGCCACTGTAGCTCAGAGACTCTAAGCTCTAGCCAGAATGATGGATGATGACACAGAATTGAGGACTGATAGAAACTCACTTTTAAAGGCCGTGTGGCTAGGGAGGCTCAGACTGACCAGACTCCTCCTGGAAGGAGGGGCGTACATCAATGAAAGCAATGACAAAGGCGAAACGGCTCTCATGGTGGCATGCATTACCAAACATGTGGATCAGCAAAGCATCAGCAAATCCAAGATGGTGAAGTACCTGCTGGACAACAGGGCAGACCCCAATATTCAGGATAAGTCTGGCAAAACTGCTCTCATCCATGCTTGCATTAGAAGAGCTGGGGGAGAAGTGGTCTCCTTATTACTGAAGAGTGGTGCAGACCCCAGCCTTGAGGATCGCACTGGTGCTTCAGCTCTGGTTTATGCAATAAACGCAGATGACAAGGATGCATTGAAATATCTCCTTGATGCCTGCAAAGCCAAAGGGAAGGAGGTGATTATTATAACCACTGATAAATCATCTTCAGGCAGCAAAACTACCAAACAGTATCTTAATGTCCCCCCTTCTCCCAAAGTGGAAGACAGACAGTCTCCATTGTGTGTGTCTCCCTCTGACATCGAACTGAAAGCTCAAGGTCTGGACTCTCCACCCAGTGAGAAGAAAGATGATTTTTTCAGCCTCCAAACAGGGCATCCAAGCGGCTGTAACCCTTCCAAGGCTCTAAATGAGCCTGGGTCACCCACCAGGAAAGTCAGTAACCTCAAAAGGGCCCATTTGCCCCAACTGAAGAGGCTCCAGTCTGAACCCTGGGGCTTGATTGCGCCCTCTGTGCTGGCAGCTTCGACGCGGCAGGAGGAGACCCATGGTGCCAACACAGACAATGATGTCATCAAGAGCATTACTGACATGTCCTTCCCCAAAAGGGGGCCCCTTTCCAGAACCAACAGTATCGATGGCAAAGACCTCACCTTCTTCCCCACAGTCACAGAGCAAGTTCTAAAGATTTCAGCCTCCTCGGCACTAGCATCCTGGAAAGCAGCCTATGAGAAAGGTCAGGCTACTCACCCACATCTAGCCAGAAGAGGCACTATCCCTGTTGACCAAGAGAAGGGTGGGATGAGTCCATCAGGACCCTCTACTCTCAAAGATGCAGCACCCCTCAAATTGctggaaaatgatttttatggTTTAGATTTACAGGCAGGGTCTGACCCACCCAACTCCTCCCTTGAATCCGGAAAAGGACACTCAGATAGAAAGAAACTCAACAGCTCCCACTTGTCTCTTTTCCATGGCTCTCGGGAGTCCCTGGATGCTATGCCCAGCACATCCCCCAGTTCAGTGTGCTGCAGACCATTACATCTTCTAGAAAGACGAGGTTCTGGAACATTGCTACTAGACCGCATTTCCCATACTAGGCCTGGCTTCCTTCCACCTTTAAATGTGAATCTGAACACACCTCTCCCGGATATTAGATCTAGCAACAAACCTTCCCTACTGGCTAGTGGCTTAAAATCCATGGTTCCTGTTGCTCCAAGTTCACCAAAAAGAGTTGACTTGAGAAGTAAAAAGAAACTCCTCAGAAGGCATTCTATGCAAGTGGAACAGATGAAGCAGCTGTCTGACTTTGAAGAAATTATGACCTAGAAGTTTTGCTttagaaagctttttttttttttttaaattcatgtagTTTATGAAAGGGATCATAACTTAGGTCATCTCAGCCAGGCAGATTCTCTACATCCTCATCATTCTTAATTTTGGTGTGTGGTTGCTTCAGAGAATAGAGAAAGAGCATGCTGATTCACTTCTGAAATAATCCCTAGGATAATTCTTGAAATGAGCTCAGGATAATTGGCTTTTagagatgaaattaaaaaataattctccaAAGGAAGAAAATCATTGGAGTTTGAAAATAATACAGCAAATACAATAATCTAAGCTGTTGATACCAGTTATTTTctgcaaaacagaaaacaagaattTAAACCACAATATGGTGGCCTAAGTAtgtaatttgtaataaatatatgAAGTGCCTACGAAGAAAATAAGGCTTTAACATTTATTAGCACATGCGAAAGCTCAAAACAAATCCCTAAAAGCCACTAAATCTGGCTATTTGTATCCTATTTGAAGGAGTAGAAGcagaattccccaatcaaaatggACACTGTCTCTTACTGTCATGGGTTGCTGTCAAGCATGTATGGTAGAGATCTTTCAGATCCCCAGTAAAAAAATTTGTTCACATACTAATTTGGATATGCTCTGGGTCCCCaaatatcatctatatctatatcccCCCTCTCCCCGACACTGATGTGTCACAGTAGCTGATGTTTCAGAGATGAACCTTTCCCCAAAAATGAAACTTGTCCCAGCCCCTACCTGACAGAGACTTTGTATATGAATCTCATGAAAAACATGAGGTCTGTTAACTAACTTGGATTTGAAAGTGATATAAGTTTTAAAACAGATCTATAACAGGGGTTTCCCAATTATTTCTAAGAAAACCTGATGAGATTTACCTAAAACCGGAATGAAAAAGGATGATGTGATATGCACagatcaaaatgtaaaatggataGTTCTCAGGCCAGAAGCAGTGGGGACTATTTAATTCTGTAGCCTGAAAAATTTAGAGGATGCAAACAATTATTTCCCACTCACTTACTAGACAATTCAAGAAAAAGGTGGTTTCCCCTTTGCCTGAATAATCCAGGAGACAGAATTAATCTGTAAAATAGCCTTTTAAGTCACTTTGAACAAACCCAGGAAGCAGACATGTAGCACATTTGGTGTTATGTAGCCATATTTCAGATGAAGACATTCCTggttattttcccatttatttttcctctcaagATGCTttctagtttaaaaaaatcattagccCCTGGAATAGACATCATGGAGAAAATAAGAGTAAACACTGAGTCAACAGGCTGGGATTTCTTCTCAGATtcatcatttattagctctgtgaTCTTGagtatgttgcttaacttctctgagcctccatttcctcttttattttctttaagtgcatatttatatatgtatagatagatacatatgcagtgtaaatattcatatattccttaGCTCTGTCCCCTGAGAACTGTAAGCAGTGACAATCCAATAGCAATGAAGTCTCTAGCATCCAGatcttgatttctttcttcttcttctccttcttctcctgcttctccttcctctccttcctctctttcttctccttcctcttcttcttcttcatcatATTATTattgatttgcttttttaaaatttttataataataaagttaatttttagagaaattttagattccagaaaagttacataaaaaatatagttcATCTATCTGTcctatggaatctaagcccccccctcaatcagaaacagagtgggcaccaacatccccaaatccccaggattaagaaatgaacaaacataaggagggaatgcaactatggactaaagtagacccaCTACCATTCTAGCAATAGATGAAACTACAACACcaatatttcctctttttaaaaataggatcaGTAATGCTTCACCTTgcaataattaaatgaaataatgcctgCAAATGCCTGCTATTGTATCTGGCACAGGTAGAAGGATTGGATAAAGGAtagttaattttcatttttttcttgagttttttGGTTAAATTTTCTGGATCTTCAAAATCTCAAATAGTACATATCATTGTAGACAAAATAAAGTCAAGCTGAAAAGTTCAAGCATCTCTTTGAGATTCTCAGTCATTCTATGACTATTGAACACTAAACTCATTTGtaaagttattaaaattaattctgaCAACTGAAATTAGCTAGAAATTCATCTGAATAACCCAAATCAAAGTGTTAGTAATGGTTATAAAGAAAGTGTTACTTTTATATAATCATTTTAGGACAGGATTTCTAAACTTTGGCTCTACTGACATTTggggataattctttgttgtgggactGTCCTGTGCATTTTGAGAGATTTAGcggcatccctggcctctacccactagaggTCGGTAACATTTCCCCCAAGTTGGGgcaaccaaaaatatctccagggATTGTCAAATTTCCCCAGGGAAGCAAAATCGCCATGGATGATCACCACTACTCTAGGAGAATACTGTACGCATGGTAGAAATATGTGGAGAACAAAGAAGCCACATGGAGGTGTGGATGCCTGCTGGCTGCTGAGTTATGCTCTCCCATTAGCTTAAAGACAGTATAAATTGTGCTTTAGTAGAATGATGGAGCAGTATATATTAGAGTTCTtggcaaacacacacaaacatgatCGCCAATGCCTGCACTTTGCAAagggaagaaaatgagaagagaagctCCAAAGCTAAAAAGATGTCTATGGTTCATGAACTTGGCTAAAAGTGGACAACCCATATGCTTTTCAGAACCACTTAGTCATTACCAGTTTTTACCAATAAGACACGACTGCAGGCACAAAAACAACTCTTCAAAGTACTTAAGAGGGAATGATTTGGACAAACATTGCTCTCAGCACCTCATTACACACATACATatcacatttttctctctctttttacatTCTAATTACTTTTACAACTGTTTTTAGTGCTAAACACCAATCTCTGCTAGTAGTAGGATCATTTTTCTAAACCTTTAGCTAAGTTTGAAAGCCTAATTTATACTAAGTAGTCATATGCATAGCAATTAACTTAGGTTAATACATGATGAGTTGCTCATTCTGGATAGCCAGTCCATTACACAAACACATGATATCAGGTACTCACATGCCATCATTGCCTGCATCAGTCCGTTGTGAACTTTCCATTAGCCTTTCTCTAGACAGTAATCTCATCACTACTTGACAATACACTAGCTGAATTAGACTGTTCAAAGCCagtacaacaataaaaatactctATTATTGTTAAAGTATAAATAGGCAATGTTGTTCATGTTAATAAACCttacaagaattttttaaaagtatattttagatGTAGATATGCTTTCTAGACCAGAGcttagcttttctttttggaaccCTGGAGTTACTTTAGAAGTTAACTGTAAACTCTAGTTTCAATAACCTGTCCACTTAAGGCTCTCTGAAATGTTTAGAAGCTATATTACAAGTTTAAGTAATATAATTGCTATATTAAATTAGTTTAAAGTTCACAACGTTGGTTTAATGTCCAGGCATTCCAacgccttttatatttttatttttcagccaACTCTCAACTCTTTTAGAATGTCATTAAGAAAATGGTACCCTGCAAAATGCAGGTTGTGTCCAACCTTCCTCTTTTCTGTGCT from Dasypus novemcinctus isolate mDasNov1 chromosome 3, mDasNov1.1.hap2, whole genome shotgun sequence includes:
- the ANKRD34C gene encoding ankyrin repeat domain-containing protein 34C, which translates into the protein MMDDDTELRTDRNSLLKAVWLGRLRLTRLLLEGGAYINESNDKGETALMVACITKHVDQQSISKSKMVKYLLDNRADPNIQDKSGKTALIHACIRRAGGEVVSLLLKSGADPSLEDRTGASALVYAINADDKDALKYLLDACKAKGKEVIIITTDKSSSGSKTTKQYLNVPPSPKVEDRQSPLCVSPSDIELKAQGLDSPPSEKKDDFFSLQTGHPSGCNPSKALNEPGSPTRKVSNLKRAHLPQLKRLQSEPWGLIAPSVLAASTRQEETHGANTDNDVIKSITDMSFPKRGPLSRTNSIDGKDLTFFPTVTEQVLKISASSALASWKAAYEKGQATHPHLARRGTIPVDQEKGGMSPSGPSTLKDAAPLKLLENDFYGLDLQAGSDPPNSSLESGKGHSDRKKLNSSHLSLFHGSRESLDAMPSTSPSSVCCRPLHLLERRGSGTLLLDRISHTRPGFLPPLNVNLNTPLPDIRSSNKPSLLASGLKSMVPVAPSSPKRVDLRSKKKLLRRHSMQVEQMKQLSDFEEIMT